In Streptomyces chartreusis, the following proteins share a genomic window:
- a CDS encoding alkene reductase: protein MTTLFTGYRLGDLVLPNRVVMAPMTRVRAAAGGLATPSMARYYAQRATAGLIVTEGVQPNLIGQSNPGTPGLHTDDQVTAWRTVTDAVHTNGGRIFAQIMHGGRVSHPDTTGMRPVGPSAVAAVGEVFTPSGRQPAPTPRALDTAEVPEHVRSYADASRRAVDAGFDGVELHGANGYLISQFLSSNANLRTDRYGGSVANRIRFAVEAVTATAEAIGADRAGIRLSPGGAFWGIEEADVAELYTALLTELSRLGLAYIHLEATIDEETLLALRRTWPGTLVMNPVLPMGPKQAGRTDADHWLGLGADLISFGRAFIANPDLVERLRTGLPIAPADEATYFEGGDNGYLTYSAYQHSA from the coding sequence GTGACGACCCTCTTCACCGGCTACCGGCTCGGCGACCTGGTGCTGCCCAACCGAGTGGTGATGGCCCCGATGACCCGGGTGCGGGCCGCCGCGGGTGGTCTGGCGACGCCCTCGATGGCGCGCTATTACGCCCAGCGGGCCACGGCCGGCCTGATCGTCACCGAAGGGGTGCAGCCGAACCTGATCGGCCAGTCCAACCCGGGCACCCCGGGCCTGCACACCGACGATCAGGTGACCGCTTGGCGGACGGTGACCGACGCGGTGCACACCAACGGCGGCCGGATCTTCGCCCAGATCATGCACGGCGGGCGCGTGTCGCACCCCGACACCACCGGGATGCGGCCCGTCGGCCCCTCGGCGGTGGCGGCCGTAGGCGAGGTGTTCACCCCCAGCGGGCGTCAGCCGGCACCGACTCCGCGTGCCCTGGACACGGCGGAAGTGCCCGAGCACGTCCGCTCGTACGCGGACGCCTCGCGCCGGGCCGTGGACGCCGGATTCGACGGTGTGGAACTCCACGGCGCCAACGGCTATTTGATCTCGCAGTTCCTCTCCTCCAACGCCAACCTGCGCACGGACCGCTACGGCGGCTCCGTGGCCAACCGGATCCGGTTCGCCGTCGAGGCGGTCACCGCGACCGCCGAAGCCATCGGCGCGGACCGGGCCGGGATCCGCCTCTCCCCCGGTGGCGCCTTCTGGGGCATCGAGGAGGCCGACGTCGCCGAGCTCTACACCGCCCTCCTGACCGAGCTGTCCCGGCTCGGGCTGGCGTACATCCACCTCGAGGCCACCATCGACGAAGAGACGCTCCTCGCTCTGCGCCGGACCTGGCCCGGCACGCTCGTGATGAACCCGGTCCTGCCGATGGGCCCCAAGCAGGCCGGCCGCACGGACGCGGACCACTGGCTCGGCCTGGGAGCCGACCTCATCAGCTTCGGCCGCGCCTTCATCGCCAACCCCGACCTGGTCGAGCGTCTGCGCACCGGCCTCCCGATCGCCCCCGCCGATGAGGCGACGTACTTCGAGGGCGGCGACAACGGCTATCTGACCTACTCGGCGTACCAGCACTCGGCCTGA
- a CDS encoding MerR family transcriptional regulator gives MRIGELAARAGVSVRSLRYYEEQGLLTSARSASGQRHYTEAHVERVTFLQRMYAAGLSSRTIAELLPCVDSPSESTSDAALERMAEERERLSAHIEELVRTRDALDVLMATNRAHRAGLSPTATV, from the coding sequence ATGAGAATCGGCGAGCTCGCGGCGCGGGCCGGAGTGAGCGTCAGATCCCTGCGCTACTACGAGGAACAGGGCCTGCTCACCAGCGCCCGCAGTGCCAGCGGGCAGCGGCACTACACGGAGGCCCATGTCGAACGGGTCACCTTCCTCCAGCGGATGTACGCGGCAGGCCTGTCCAGCCGGACCATCGCCGAACTCCTGCCGTGTGTCGACTCACCGAGCGAGAGCACGTCCGATGCCGCGCTGGAGCGGATGGCCGAGGAACGCGAACGGCTCTCAGCGCACATCGAGGAACTGGTCCGCACCCGGGATGCGCTCGACGTGCTGATGGCCACGAATCGGGCCCACCGGGCGGGCCTGAGCCCGACCGCGACAGTCTGA
- a CDS encoding MFS transporter — protein sequence MPFSSSAVSDSGPSVPSGLWRDRDFRRLWLGQTASQLGEHASLVVLPLFAVLTLHAGAGQLGALRAVGQAPILMLSLFVGAWVDRWRTRMVMVLADAGRALALGAAAVAGLLGVLGLPALLVVAFVVGALSVFFDVAYQASLVRMVKRDQLVRGNSALEGSRSAAQIGGPALGGALVSMLSAAVAVALSAVFFALSFLSIRRIGHRESIPARSETRPLRVWRQIHDGLRFVVGNSALRTVCLASAAFQFSFAAVMTVYLLHLPRDLHLSGTAVGLALAATGPGALLGSLLAARLPNRYGHGPVLVSAAAVGDGVFLLVPALDGELVLTVPALIAVNFVFGTFSQLVNVTVMAIRQTVTPDGMQGRVAATINFVGMGLTPLGSLLGGFLAEVWGTRTSLLVTAAGMLLSPVLMALSPLSRLGRTLPVPSETPAPSA from the coding sequence GTGCCGTTCTCTTCCTCCGCCGTATCCGATTCCGGTCCGTCTGTCCCGTCAGGTCTATGGCGGGACCGAGACTTCCGCAGACTCTGGTTGGGTCAGACAGCCTCTCAACTGGGCGAGCACGCAAGCCTGGTGGTGCTGCCGCTGTTCGCCGTCCTGACGCTCCACGCCGGTGCCGGGCAACTGGGGGCCCTGCGTGCGGTGGGGCAGGCGCCGATCCTGATGCTGTCGCTCTTCGTCGGCGCGTGGGTGGACAGGTGGCGGACCCGCATGGTGATGGTGCTGGCGGACGCCGGTCGGGCTCTCGCCCTGGGCGCCGCCGCCGTGGCCGGCCTCCTTGGTGTGCTCGGTCTGCCGGCGCTGCTCGTGGTCGCGTTCGTCGTTGGGGCGTTGTCCGTGTTCTTCGACGTGGCGTACCAGGCGTCCCTGGTACGGATGGTGAAGCGCGATCAGTTGGTGCGAGGGAACAGCGCGCTGGAGGGCAGCCGGTCCGCTGCGCAGATCGGCGGTCCTGCCCTTGGCGGCGCGTTGGTATCGATGCTGTCGGCGGCCGTTGCGGTCGCCTTGAGCGCGGTGTTCTTCGCGCTGTCATTCCTGTCGATCCGACGGATCGGTCACCGTGAATCCATTCCGGCACGCTCGGAAACGCGACCACTGCGGGTCTGGCGGCAGATCCATGACGGCCTGCGATTCGTCGTCGGCAATTCCGCGCTGCGGACCGTGTGTCTCGCATCAGCCGCGTTCCAGTTCTCCTTCGCGGCCGTGATGACCGTCTACTTGCTGCACCTGCCAAGGGACCTCCACCTGTCGGGTACAGCCGTTGGGTTGGCACTCGCGGCGACGGGACCAGGCGCGCTCCTGGGCTCGCTGCTGGCCGCCCGCCTACCGAACCGCTACGGACACGGCCCTGTGCTCGTGTCTGCAGCGGCGGTCGGCGACGGCGTGTTCCTGCTCGTGCCCGCACTGGACGGGGAGCTTGTGCTGACAGTCCCCGCCCTCATTGCGGTCAACTTCGTCTTCGGGACCTTCAGTCAGCTGGTGAACGTCACGGTCATGGCCATCCGGCAGACCGTCACCCCTGACGGGATGCAAGGCCGCGTGGCAGCGACGATCAACTTCGTCGGCATGGGGCTGACGCCACTCGGCTCGCTGCTCGGTGGGTTCCTCGCGGAGGTGTGGGGGACGCGGACCAGCCTCTTGGTGACCGCCGCGGGCATGCTTCTGTCACCGGTGCTGATGGCCCTGTCTCCTCTGTCTCGCTTGGGCCGAACGCTTCCCGTGCCGTCCGAGACGCCGGCCCCGTCAGCGTGA
- a CDS encoding nucleotidyltransferase domain-containing protein: MTESLPPGGIVPDADELDAQWADAWRPEQVAERLVGAGTPWCVAAGWALDLFRGRQSRHHGDLEIAVPAAGFSEIRDCFPEYLFDAVGSGRVWPGAGAEVLAATHQTWLRDPASGQFLFDVFREPHEGRTWICRRDDSIRLPYDEIIERTADGIPYLAPELVLLFKAKAARAKDQEDFDGVLPLLGRARRDALSGWLERVHPGHPWLADLAKSSR; encoded by the coding sequence ATGACCGAATCACTGCCGCCCGGCGGCATCGTGCCGGATGCGGACGAGTTGGATGCCCAGTGGGCAGATGCCTGGCGACCCGAACAGGTCGCTGAGCGATTGGTCGGAGCCGGCACACCCTGGTGCGTTGCAGCCGGGTGGGCCCTGGACCTGTTCCGCGGCAGGCAGTCGCGGCACCACGGCGATCTGGAGATCGCCGTACCAGCCGCAGGATTCTCCGAAATTCGGGACTGCTTCCCCGAGTACCTATTCGACGCGGTGGGTTCGGGTCGAGTCTGGCCAGGGGCAGGAGCTGAGGTGCTTGCTGCGACGCACCAGACCTGGCTCCGAGATCCCGCGAGTGGTCAGTTCCTGTTCGACGTATTCCGTGAGCCGCACGAGGGCCGGACGTGGATCTGCCGACGGGACGACAGTATTCGACTGCCGTACGACGAGATCATTGAGCGGACCGCGGACGGGATTCCTTATCTGGCGCCCGAGTTGGTACTGCTGTTCAAGGCCAAGGCGGCACGTGCCAAGGACCAAGAGGACTTCGACGGGGTGCTGCCGCTGCTGGGCCGGGCACGGCGTGATGCCCTGAGTGGATGGCTGGAGCGTGTGCACCCCGGGCATCCGTGGCTGGCTGACCTGGCGAAGTCGTCACGCTGA
- a CDS encoding MFS transporter, which translates to MSTSPVRSSLWGDQQFLLLAAARIISVLGNGFARVALAFAVLGLPGATPGRLSLVVACQALPQLVFILIGGVIADRMSRARLMVGADIVGAAAYAGLAGLVLTGHAPLILLCVLAVVAGTATALFSPAMAGLVPLVVEEDRLQEANGLLRVCTNSSLLLGLTLSGVAVAWIGAGWALALNAASFVVSAFLTTRLRVPDRAAKGSSGWDDLKEGWREFTSRQWLWVVVAQYAVVVAALNANVGVLGPLLAEEDLGGATAWSVIVAAQALGTIAGAGLAARVRVNRPILVAVLATFPAALPIALLAASAPVWLIAVAMFSSGITSDIFGVLWSTTIQREVPEEALSRVSSYDWFGSLAFAPLGLLVAGPAADAIGTQKALAGCAAVIALATCAALFSPQVRKLTAPPRPGSQHSPESTPPATTSRTVDEETA; encoded by the coding sequence GTGTCTACCTCCCCCGTTCGGTCCTCCCTGTGGGGTGACCAGCAGTTTCTTCTGCTTGCTGCGGCTCGGATCATCTCGGTGCTGGGCAACGGTTTCGCCCGCGTGGCGTTGGCATTCGCCGTGCTGGGCCTGCCCGGAGCGACGCCTGGGCGGTTGTCGTTGGTGGTGGCCTGTCAGGCACTCCCTCAGTTGGTGTTCATTCTCATCGGCGGGGTGATCGCGGACCGCATGTCACGGGCACGCCTGATGGTCGGCGCCGACATCGTGGGGGCCGCCGCCTACGCAGGGCTGGCCGGCCTCGTGCTGACCGGTCACGCGCCGTTGATCCTGCTGTGCGTGCTGGCCGTCGTGGCGGGGACGGCGACCGCACTGTTCTCGCCCGCGATGGCCGGCCTTGTCCCGCTGGTCGTCGAGGAGGACAGGCTCCAAGAAGCCAACGGGCTGCTACGGGTGTGCACCAACAGCTCCCTCCTGCTCGGCCTGACCTTGTCCGGTGTCGCCGTCGCGTGGATCGGGGCCGGTTGGGCGCTGGCCCTCAACGCCGCGTCCTTCGTGGTCAGCGCGTTTCTGACCACTCGGCTGCGCGTGCCCGACCGGGCGGCGAAGGGGTCCTCGGGCTGGGACGATCTCAAGGAAGGGTGGCGGGAGTTCACCTCCCGGCAGTGGCTGTGGGTCGTCGTCGCCCAGTACGCGGTTGTCGTCGCAGCGCTCAACGCCAATGTCGGCGTCCTGGGGCCGCTGCTCGCGGAAGAGGACCTGGGCGGGGCGACGGCGTGGTCGGTCATCGTCGCGGCGCAGGCCCTGGGCACGATCGCCGGAGCCGGCCTGGCCGCACGCGTCCGGGTCAACAGGCCCATCCTGGTGGCGGTTCTGGCCACTTTCCCGGCCGCCCTGCCCATCGCCCTGCTGGCCGCCTCGGCCCCGGTCTGGCTGATCGCCGTGGCGATGTTCAGCTCGGGTATCACCTCGGACATCTTCGGCGTGCTCTGGTCCACGACCATCCAACGTGAGGTCCCCGAAGAGGCCCTTTCCCGCGTCAGTTCCTACGACTGGTTCGGCTCCTTGGCCTTCGCCCCGCTCGGGCTGCTCGTGGCCGGACCCGCTGCCGACGCAATCGGCACCCAGAAAGCACTGGCAGGCTGTGCTGCCGTGATCGCCCTGGCCACATGCGCGGCCTTGTTCTCGCCGCAGGTCCGCAAACTCACCGCGCCACCCCGGCCCGGCTCACAGCACAGCCCAGAGTCGACACCTCCGGCCACCACATCACGCACGGTCGACGAGGAGACAGCCTAG
- a CDS encoding Dps family protein — protein sequence MARDLTPKYTVPGIERAAAGRIIDVLRLRLHALNDLHLTLKHIHWNVVGPHFIAVHQMVDPQVDRVRDMADDVAERIAALGGVAQGTPGSLVKERTWDDYSIGREDAIAHLGALDVVYTGVIEDVRAAIKVVGEIDPATEDLLIEQLRDLEQFQWFVRAHLESAGGTLTTARAETEEDAARAAKA from the coding sequence ATGGCGAGGGACCTCACCCCCAAGTACACGGTGCCCGGCATCGAGCGCGCGGCGGCCGGCCGGATCATCGACGTCCTCCGCCTGCGGCTGCACGCCCTGAACGACCTCCACCTCACGCTGAAGCACATTCACTGGAATGTCGTCGGACCCCATTTCATCGCCGTGCACCAGATGGTCGATCCGCAGGTAGACCGGGTGCGTGACATGGCCGACGACGTGGCCGAGCGCATCGCCGCGCTCGGCGGTGTCGCGCAGGGCACGCCGGGCTCCCTGGTCAAGGAGCGCACCTGGGACGATTACTCGATCGGCCGCGAGGACGCCATCGCCCACCTCGGTGCGCTGGACGTCGTCTACACGGGCGTCATCGAGGATGTCCGCGCGGCCATCAAGGTCGTCGGTGAGATCGACCCGGCGACGGAGGACCTCCTCATCGAACAGCTGCGGGACCTCGAACAGTTCCAGTGGTTCGTCCGGGCCCACCTCGAGAGCGCGGGCGGCACACTGACGACGGCCCGGGCCGAGACGGAGGAGGACGCCGCCAGGGCGGCGAAGGCCTGA
- a CDS encoding SpoIIE family protein phosphatase, with translation MSDPQRPTEPETAGTPAGAELVPTAAPVARAAIDVAGQGDDDTQRSPVGRLAATVERLRREVRAAQTEADGRALIELAKGILVERLGCGPTQAARQLAELAEQAGMSPLEFAVEVIDQASGDRLSEVTTGFLEHTAGGGEAADSLRNNSYALMLRAAESGALAARDAQAVADSLMEHALRPLGAEAVAIWSLGGDGSLTLAGSAGFTVSEAGRWRYVPPGVATVARRGLGVGELTGHWIGCLSETGLPSIGQHQYPDGGRAAVPADTGGRILGVLEIVWPAPMEPQPAQIVRQVEALAELCAHTLETSAPRHPDGDWRPGVLPEVTELMDLADSLHDPTLVLVPHLDPAGELLDFRIQHVNGRFLDPSGRPRGVVNGSLLLEAYPMAAGESELFELIERVYATGEPFRAHRMRLTTLVDDVPLAAVADINISRYGSCVLLIWRMEDETARLASLLQHAQRLGRIGGFEENLLTGEITWNVQLYGLYGKSPTSGPIPLEDLAAHAHPDDAVAIGRFLRTLLHHRSPASTAFRLQRPDSVTRHIRVVAEPELDSDGRLLVVRGAYQDISAHHWTEVALAATRDQLAHSEQQARERNRLTLQLQHAIMPPAQAPLDAPGLQVAVRYRPAETQHLVGGDWYDAVVLPSRLVLLCVGDVAGHGIDAATSMVVLRNALRGLAVTGARPAQLLSWLNMVAHHLTGGVTATAVCGLYDPERRTLRWARAGHLPPVLLRDGEATPLPLVKGLLIGAVPEATYEEHEVQLAVDDTLLMYTDGLIERRDRSVEESLTQLLAAARTVPPTLDQQLDRLLTYSKSDTDDDTCIVGVRVA, from the coding sequence GTGAGTGACCCCCAGCGTCCGACCGAGCCGGAGACGGCCGGTACTCCGGCGGGCGCCGAACTGGTGCCCACCGCGGCGCCCGTGGCCCGTGCCGCGATCGATGTGGCCGGACAGGGCGACGACGACACGCAGCGCTCCCCCGTCGGCAGGCTGGCGGCGACCGTGGAGCGGCTGCGCCGTGAGGTGCGGGCGGCTCAGACCGAGGCGGACGGGCGCGCCCTGATCGAGCTGGCCAAGGGCATCCTCGTCGAACGGCTCGGGTGCGGACCCACTCAGGCGGCACGGCAACTCGCCGAGCTGGCCGAGCAGGCGGGCATGTCGCCTCTCGAATTCGCCGTCGAGGTCATCGACCAGGCCTCGGGTGACCGGCTGTCGGAGGTGACCACCGGCTTCCTCGAACACACGGCGGGCGGGGGCGAAGCGGCCGACTCGCTGCGGAACAACTCCTACGCCCTGATGCTGCGGGCCGCCGAGAGCGGTGCGCTGGCCGCTCGTGACGCCCAGGCCGTTGCCGATTCCCTGATGGAACACGCCCTGCGGCCGCTCGGCGCGGAAGCGGTGGCCATCTGGTCGCTGGGCGGCGACGGCTCGCTGACCCTGGCGGGCAGCGCCGGGTTCACGGTCTCGGAAGCGGGTCGCTGGCGGTATGTGCCACCGGGTGTGGCGACAGTGGCGCGGCGCGGGCTCGGGGTCGGGGAGCTCACCGGCCATTGGATCGGCTGCCTGTCCGAGACCGGACTGCCCTCCATAGGGCAGCACCAGTACCCCGACGGCGGCCGGGCGGCCGTACCCGCCGACACCGGCGGTCGGATCCTCGGCGTGCTCGAGATCGTCTGGCCCGCCCCGATGGAACCTCAGCCCGCGCAGATCGTCCGTCAGGTCGAGGCCCTGGCCGAGCTGTGCGCGCACACGCTGGAGACTTCTGCCCCGCGCCATCCGGACGGCGACTGGCGGCCCGGCGTCCTCCCGGAAGTCACCGAGCTGATGGATCTGGCGGACAGCCTGCACGACCCCACTCTGGTGCTCGTTCCGCATCTGGACCCCGCCGGGGAACTGCTCGACTTCCGTATCCAGCACGTCAACGGCCGCTTCCTCGACCCGAGCGGCCGGCCCCGAGGCGTCGTCAACGGCTCGCTGCTGCTGGAGGCGTACCCGATGGCCGCCGGCGAGAGCGAGCTGTTCGAGCTGATCGAACGGGTCTACGCCACCGGGGAGCCGTTCCGCGCCCACCGCATGCGGCTGACCACGCTGGTCGACGACGTCCCGCTGGCGGCGGTCGCCGACATCAACATCAGCCGGTACGGCAGTTGCGTCCTGCTCATCTGGCGCATGGAGGACGAGACGGCACGGCTGGCGAGCCTGCTGCAACACGCCCAGCGCCTCGGCCGCATCGGCGGGTTCGAGGAGAACCTCCTCACCGGCGAGATCACCTGGAACGTCCAGCTCTACGGCCTGTACGGCAAGTCCCCCACAAGCGGCCCGATCCCACTGGAGGATCTCGCCGCCCATGCCCACCCGGACGACGCGGTCGCCATCGGCCGATTCCTGCGTACGCTGCTGCACCACCGAAGTCCCGCGTCGACCGCGTTCCGGCTGCAGCGGCCCGACAGTGTGACCCGGCACATCCGCGTGGTGGCCGAACCGGAGCTCGACTCCGACGGCCGCCTGCTCGTCGTCCGGGGCGCCTACCAGGACATCTCCGCGCACCACTGGACGGAGGTCGCGCTCGCCGCGACACGGGACCAGCTCGCCCACTCCGAGCAGCAGGCCCGTGAACGCAACCGGCTCACCCTGCAGTTGCAGCACGCGATCATGCCTCCGGCGCAGGCTCCCTTGGACGCGCCCGGCCTCCAGGTGGCGGTTCGCTACCGGCCCGCCGAGACCCAGCATCTCGTCGGCGGCGACTGGTACGACGCCGTCGTGCTGCCGTCTCGGCTGGTGCTGCTGTGCGTGGGGGACGTCGCCGGGCACGGCATCGACGCGGCCACGAGCATGGTCGTCCTGCGCAACGCGCTGCGCGGCCTCGCCGTGACCGGCGCCCGACCGGCCCAGCTGCTGTCCTGGCTCAACATGGTGGCCCACCATCTGACCGGCGGCGTCACCGCCACGGCCGTCTGCGGCCTGTACGACCCCGAGCGCCGTACGCTGCGCTGGGCCAGGGCCGGCCATCTGCCGCCCGTCCTGCTGCGCGACGGCGAGGCGACGCCCCTGCCCCTGGTCAAGGGGCTGCTGATCGGTGCCGTGCCCGAGGCGACGTACGAGGAACACGAAGTCCAACTGGCTGTCGACGACACCTTGCTGATGTACACGGACGGCCTGATCGAACGCCGTGACCGCTCCGTGGAGGAGTCACTGACCCAACTGCTGGCAGCCGCGCGCACGGTCCCGCCCACGCTCGACCAGCAGTTGGACCGCCTGCTCACCTACAGCAAGTCGGACACGGACGACGACACGTGCATCGTGGGCGTCCGGGTGGCCTAG